From one Cryptosporangium minutisporangium genomic stretch:
- a CDS encoding SDR family oxidoreductase has protein sequence MTLVGQTVVLLGGSSGIGLETARLAPAEGADVVLVGRNPDRLAQAAADVGVVATAAFDAADPDRLREFFDGLPEPIDHVLNTTGGAYYAPVADLDFAEARDNVDEHLWMPLHLAQAAIGRVRPTGSLLFIGGTGARRPAPGLTLAAAMTAALPALTANLALELSPIRVNLIAAGFVDTPLSARLLGDDLDFRREQLRKALPIGRVVGPTDVAALAVHLMANTALTGATYDIDGGQQFVRA, from the coding sequence ATGACACTCGTCGGCCAAACCGTCGTCCTACTCGGTGGCAGTTCCGGCATCGGCCTGGAGACCGCCCGCCTGGCCCCCGCCGAGGGCGCGGACGTCGTCCTGGTCGGACGGAACCCGGATCGCCTCGCGCAGGCTGCGGCGGACGTCGGCGTGGTGGCCACGGCGGCGTTCGACGCCGCGGACCCCGACCGCCTGCGGGAGTTCTTCGACGGCCTGCCGGAGCCGATCGACCATGTGCTCAACACGACCGGTGGCGCCTACTACGCGCCGGTGGCCGATCTGGACTTCGCCGAGGCTCGCGACAACGTCGACGAGCATCTGTGGATGCCGCTCCACCTGGCGCAGGCGGCGATCGGGCGAGTCCGGCCGACCGGGTCGCTCCTGTTCATCGGGGGCACCGGCGCCCGACGGCCGGCTCCGGGCCTGACGCTGGCCGCCGCGATGACGGCCGCGCTGCCCGCGTTGACGGCGAACCTGGCGCTGGAACTGAGCCCGATCCGCGTCAACCTGATCGCCGCGGGTTTCGTCGACACGCCGCTGTCGGCTCGGTTGCTCGGCGACGATCTGGACTTCCGGCGTGAGCAGCTGCGCAAGGCCCTGCCGATCGGCCGGGTCGTCGGACCTACCGACGTCGCCGCGCTCGCCGTCCACCTGATGGCGAACACGGCGCTGACCGGCGCGACCTACGACATCGACGGCGGCCAGCAGTTCGTACGGGCGTGA
- a CDS encoding SDR family NAD(P)-dependent oxidoreductase — MKGTVALVTGASGGIGVATARRLASLGAAVALVARRRDRLDELVATIAADGGTALAVQADVANRNEAVSAVERTVASFGRLDTVVNNAGEKGLLYVTHAALLPVVRAAADSPRRVADLVNIGPTIAFSDAIRRQLVGQNVRVSVVGCGSPDDVAAAVLRLVSREPNGANPSDERPQRAAAPR, encoded by the coding sequence GTGAAGGGCACGGTCGCGCTGGTCACCGGCGCCAGCGGCGGGATCGGGGTGGCCACCGCCCGGCGGCTGGCCTCCCTCGGTGCGGCGGTGGCCCTGGTCGCCCGGCGACGCGACCGCCTCGACGAGCTCGTCGCGACGATCGCCGCCGACGGTGGTACCGCGCTGGCCGTCCAGGCCGACGTCGCGAACCGGAACGAGGCGGTCAGCGCCGTCGAACGGACGGTCGCCTCGTTCGGCCGCCTCGACACCGTCGTCAACAACGCCGGGGAGAAGGGCCTCCTCTACGTCACCCACGCCGCGCTGTTGCCCGTGGTGCGTGCGGCGGCCGACTCGCCCCGGCGCGTCGCCGACCTGGTGAACATCGGCCCCACCATCGCGTTCTCCGACGCGATCCGCCGGCAACTGGTCGGGCAAAACGTCCGCGTGAGCGTCGTCGGCTGCGGGAGTCCGGACGACGTCGCCGCCGCGGTGCTCCGCCTGGTCAGCCGGGAACCGAACGGCGCGAACCCGTCCGACGAGCGGCCCCAACGCGCGGCAGCCCCGCGCTGA
- a CDS encoding GNAT family N-acetyltransferase has translation MSSSLTIRPARPEDAAQMARVNVRSWRETYRGLMPDAVLDDPGFLAARERFWTAALTDERYRENRVAVAERDGGLIGIAMSGPPLDAAATWARQLYVLYVSAADHGTGAGRALLEAVVDPGESAALWVADPNPRAQAFYRKHGFVPDGTVQIDDGVREIRMVRDTPHGR, from the coding sequence GTGAGTTCGTCGCTGACGATTCGCCCCGCCCGACCCGAGGACGCCGCGCAGATGGCGCGCGTGAACGTCCGGTCTTGGCGGGAGACCTACCGAGGGCTCATGCCGGACGCAGTCCTCGACGACCCGGGCTTCCTGGCTGCCCGGGAACGGTTCTGGACGGCCGCGCTGACCGACGAGCGCTACCGCGAGAACCGGGTGGCCGTCGCCGAGCGGGACGGCGGATTGATCGGGATCGCCATGTCGGGCCCGCCCCTGGACGCCGCGGCGACGTGGGCGAGGCAGTTGTACGTGCTCTACGTGTCCGCCGCCGATCACGGCACAGGCGCTGGGCGGGCGCTACTGGAGGCGGTCGTCGACCCGGGTGAGTCGGCGGCGTTGTGGGTGGCCGACCCGAACCCTCGGGCACAGGCGTTCTACCGCAAGCACGGCTTCGTTCCCGACGGGACGGTCCAGATCGACGACGGCGTGCGGGAGATCCGCATGGTCCGCGACACCCCGCACGGTCGGTAG
- a CDS encoding dihydrofolate reductase family protein, translating to MSRARVHNFSISLDGFGTGEGQSRDEPFGHAGERLHEWMFATQWWRGPDEPGGSSGVDDAFTRLFDVGIGAEIMGAGKYGYPGWHEDPEWKGWWGANPPFHTPTFILTHHTRPSIEMEGGTTYHFLNASPAEALETARKAAEGQDVRIGGGATMIRDFLAAGLIDYLHVVVVPILLGRGVRLWDGIEGLEKDYQVETTSSPSGVTHVTFTRAGA from the coding sequence GTGTCACGTGCCCGCGTTCACAATTTCTCCATCTCGCTCGACGGTTTCGGCACCGGCGAAGGCCAGAGCCGCGACGAACCGTTCGGTCACGCCGGCGAAAGGCTGCACGAATGGATGTTCGCCACCCAGTGGTGGCGCGGGCCCGACGAGCCGGGCGGTAGCAGCGGCGTCGACGACGCCTTCACGCGGTTGTTCGACGTGGGAATCGGCGCCGAGATCATGGGGGCGGGGAAATACGGCTACCCCGGATGGCACGAAGACCCGGAGTGGAAGGGCTGGTGGGGGGCCAACCCTCCGTTCCACACACCGACCTTCATCCTCACCCACCACACCCGCCCGTCGATCGAGATGGAGGGCGGCACGACCTACCACTTCCTCAACGCGTCGCCCGCCGAGGCCCTGGAGACGGCGCGCAAGGCCGCGGAGGGCCAGGACGTCCGCATCGGCGGAGGCGCCACCATGATCCGCGATTTCCTGGCCGCCGGGCTCATCGACTACCTGCACGTCGTGGTGGTCCCGATCCTGCTCGGCAGGGGTGTACGCCTCTGGGACGGAATCGAGGGACTCGAGAAGGACTACCAGGTCGAGACCACCTCGTCGCCCAGCGGGGTCACGCACGTGACGTTCACCCGAGCGGGTGCCTGA
- a CDS encoding MEDS domain-containing protein: MSWVSASDSVDLGDHFCVLTASDEERAAAISTVVADGLAGGQLVMVLTSAAPPSTMADVLADRVPGATSALDRGQVRVLPAQEIYLTGGQFDPRVCATMAACIDEALRRGYAGLQVAADMTWVQSSEVDTADLVEYETAVNALALDGHASGACLYDQDATATDLMRVLIQSHPATTRRLPATPQLRLRRTREPYGITLVGEADVSNRRAVQSMLDTAVDGHSDRGGPLVVDLTGLQHADATIGASLVSLAERVPAGVRFVGCHGAVALLFEYLEFRHPLG; the protein is encoded by the coding sequence ATGAGCTGGGTTTCCGCGAGCGATTCAGTCGACCTCGGCGACCACTTCTGCGTGCTGACCGCCAGCGACGAAGAACGAGCGGCGGCGATCAGCACGGTCGTCGCGGACGGCCTGGCGGGCGGACAGCTGGTGATGGTCCTGACCTCGGCCGCGCCACCGTCGACCATGGCTGACGTCTTGGCCGACCGCGTGCCCGGCGCAACCTCCGCTCTGGACCGCGGGCAGGTGCGCGTACTCCCGGCGCAGGAGATCTACCTGACCGGCGGCCAATTCGATCCTCGGGTGTGCGCGACGATGGCTGCCTGCATCGACGAGGCGCTCCGCCGCGGATACGCCGGCTTGCAGGTGGCCGCGGACATGACCTGGGTCCAGTCGAGCGAGGTCGACACCGCCGACCTGGTCGAGTACGAGACCGCAGTCAACGCGCTGGCGTTGGACGGGCACGCCTCCGGCGCCTGCCTCTACGACCAGGACGCTACCGCCACCGATCTGATGCGGGTGCTCATCCAGTCTCATCCCGCCACCACACGGCGCCTACCAGCCACGCCTCAGCTGCGGCTCCGGCGCACCCGCGAGCCCTACGGCATCACTCTCGTCGGTGAGGCCGACGTCAGCAACCGGCGTGCCGTGCAGAGCATGTTGGATACGGCCGTCGACGGGCACTCCGACCGCGGCGGTCCGCTGGTCGTCGACCTGACCGGTCTCCAGCACGCCGACGCGACGATCGGCGCCTCGCTGGTCAGTCTGGCCGAACGAGTACCCGCCGGCGTCCGTTTCGTCGGTTGCCATGGTGCCGTCGCTCTCCTCTTCGAGTACCTGGAGTTCAGGCACCCGCTCGGGTGA
- the rph gene encoding rifamycin-inactivating phosphotransferase — MIRPASAEQRSTATTVLGLHAIDATQIAIVGGKGAHLGELSRIDGIRVPAGFCVTTDAFRRMMAEAPSIDDRLDQLSCLHPDDREAIRTLSAEIRRTLEEAAVPDDLAAAITGALAQLGESGAYAVRSSATAEDLPTASFAGQQDTYLNVVAPAAILQHVSRCWASLFTERAVAYRQRRGIDHRSVQMAVVVQQMVFPQAAGILFTADPVTSNRKVATVEASFGLGEALVSGLVNGDVYTVRDGEVVERAVGTKQLAVDASPAGGTQERAIDPELQAQPALTDAQVVRLVQLGRRIEAHFGRPQDIEWCLVDDDFQIVQSRPITTLFPVPGPADGENHVYLSVGHQQMMTDPMKPLGLSFWQLTTPAAMAEAGGRLFVDVTRRLASPASRAGLLEALGRSDPLTGDALQTILERDGFLRPLPDEGPPRPLFGGTPAPIEADPALVTELIERSQASVAAAERDIRTKSGEALLDFIEADLQELKRILFDPRSHQVFMSAMEAAWWLNDRLQEWLGEKNAADTLTQSVPHNVTSEMGLALLDVADVIRPYPDVVAFLHRVEDERFLDELPRLPGGREARDAIEAWLAKYGMRCVGEIDLTRPRWSERPSTLLPVILGNIKNFEPGAGARRFEEGLREAGAKERDVLARLRALPDGKAKSEEAKRMIDRVRTFIGYREYPKYGMISRYFVYKQALLREAERLVQDQVLREKEDIFYLRFSELRDVTRTNRVDDQLVRRRKDAFTSYQALTPPRVLTSDGEVLTGTYRRDDVPTGALAGLPVSAGVAEGRARVILDMAQADLEAGDILVTAYTDPSWTPLFVAIAGVVTEVGGLMTHGAVIAREYGLPAVVGVVDATRLIPDGQRIRVHGTDGYVEFLP, encoded by the coding sequence ATGATTCGACCGGCCAGTGCAGAACAACGGAGCACGGCCACCACCGTGTTGGGTCTTCACGCGATCGACGCGACGCAGATCGCGATCGTCGGCGGCAAAGGCGCGCACCTGGGCGAGCTGTCGCGGATCGACGGCATCCGGGTGCCGGCTGGCTTCTGCGTCACGACGGACGCCTTCCGACGGATGATGGCGGAAGCGCCGTCGATCGACGATCGGCTCGATCAGCTGTCGTGCCTGCACCCGGACGACCGGGAGGCGATCCGCACGCTCAGCGCGGAGATCCGCCGGACCCTCGAAGAGGCCGCCGTCCCGGACGATCTCGCGGCGGCGATCACCGGCGCGCTGGCCCAGCTCGGCGAGAGCGGTGCCTACGCCGTCCGATCCAGCGCGACGGCAGAGGACCTGCCGACGGCCTCCTTCGCCGGCCAGCAGGACACCTACCTGAACGTCGTGGCCCCGGCCGCCATCCTCCAGCACGTCAGCCGGTGCTGGGCCTCCCTCTTCACCGAGCGGGCCGTGGCCTACCGCCAGCGGAGGGGTATCGACCACCGTTCGGTGCAGATGGCCGTGGTCGTGCAGCAGATGGTCTTCCCGCAGGCGGCCGGCATCCTGTTCACGGCCGACCCGGTCACGTCCAACCGCAAGGTCGCCACCGTGGAGGCGAGCTTCGGCCTCGGCGAGGCCCTGGTCTCCGGCCTGGTGAACGGGGACGTCTACACGGTGCGCGACGGCGAGGTCGTCGAGAGGGCGGTCGGCACCAAGCAGCTCGCCGTCGACGCCTCCCCGGCGGGCGGGACGCAGGAACGGGCGATCGACCCGGAGCTCCAGGCCCAGCCTGCGCTGACGGATGCTCAGGTCGTACGGCTCGTGCAGCTCGGCCGCCGGATCGAAGCGCACTTCGGCCGGCCCCAAGACATCGAATGGTGCCTCGTCGACGACGACTTCCAGATCGTCCAGAGCCGGCCGATCACCACGCTGTTCCCCGTCCCGGGGCCCGCCGACGGGGAGAACCACGTCTACCTCTCCGTCGGTCACCAGCAGATGATGACCGACCCCATGAAGCCCCTCGGGCTGTCCTTCTGGCAGCTGACGACCCCCGCGGCCATGGCCGAGGCCGGCGGCCGTCTGTTCGTCGACGTCACCCGGAGGCTGGCCTCGCCGGCCAGCCGCGCCGGACTCCTGGAGGCCCTCGGGAGATCCGATCCGCTGACCGGGGACGCGCTGCAGACGATCCTCGAGCGCGACGGCTTCCTCCGGCCGCTCCCGGACGAAGGTCCCCCGCGCCCACTGTTCGGCGGTACGCCGGCTCCGATCGAAGCCGATCCCGCGCTCGTCACCGAGCTGATCGAGCGCAGCCAGGCGTCGGTCGCCGCCGCGGAACGCGACATCCGGACGAAGTCCGGAGAGGCGCTGCTCGACTTCATCGAGGCGGACCTGCAGGAGCTGAAGCGGATCCTGTTCGATCCGCGGAGCCACCAGGTGTTCATGTCGGCGATGGAGGCCGCGTGGTGGCTCAACGATCGGCTGCAGGAGTGGCTGGGGGAGAAGAACGCAGCTGACACGCTCACGCAGTCCGTCCCCCACAACGTCACGTCGGAGATGGGGCTGGCGCTCCTGGACGTCGCCGACGTGATCCGCCCGTACCCGGACGTGGTCGCGTTCCTGCACCGGGTCGAAGACGAGAGGTTCCTGGACGAGCTGCCCAGGCTGCCGGGTGGACGGGAAGCGCGAGACGCCATCGAGGCGTGGCTGGCGAAGTACGGCATGCGCTGCGTCGGCGAGATCGACCTCACGCGGCCGCGGTGGAGCGAGCGCCCTTCCACGCTCCTGCCCGTGATCCTCGGCAACATCAAGAACTTCGAGCCGGGTGCCGGCGCGCGGCGCTTCGAGGAAGGGCTGCGGGAAGCCGGGGCGAAGGAACGGGACGTGCTGGCGCGCCTGCGGGCGCTGCCGGACGGGAAGGCGAAGTCCGAAGAGGCCAAGCGGATGATCGACCGGGTGCGGACGTTCATCGGGTACCGGGAGTACCCGAAGTACGGCATGATCAGCCGCTACTTCGTGTACAAGCAGGCCCTGCTGCGGGAGGCCGAGCGGCTCGTGCAGGACCAGGTGCTTCGCGAGAAGGAAGACATCTTCTACCTGCGGTTCTCCGAGCTCCGCGACGTCACGCGCACGAACCGCGTGGACGACCAGCTCGTTCGCCGACGCAAGGACGCGTTCACCTCGTACCAAGCACTCACGCCGCCCCGGGTGCTCACCTCGGACGGCGAGGTCCTCACCGGAACGTACCGACGCGACGACGTGCCGACCGGTGCCCTGGCCGGCCTGCCGGTCTCCGCCGGGGTCGCCGAAGGACGGGCCCGCGTCATCCTGGACATGGCGCAGGCCGATCTCGAAGCGGGCGACATCCTGGTCACGGCATACACGGATCCGAGTTGGACGCCGCTGTTCGTGGCGATCGCGGGGGTGGTCACGGAGGTGGGGGGCCTGATGACCCACGGCGCGGTGATCGCCCGGGAGTACGGCTTGCCTGCCGTCGTCGGCGTGGTCGATGCGACCCGGCTGATCCCCGACGGGCAGCGGATCCGCGTGCACGGAACCGACGGGTACGTCGAGTTCCTGCCGTGA
- a CDS encoding helix-turn-helix domain-containing protein gives MSAMRADARRNREKILAAAAAVVAEQGHAASTEEVAARAGVAVGTVFRHFPTKKDLLAALLKDLSTQLMTQATTLADDPGGLFEFFTAVVERAAGQRTVVELLSAAGMDVDAGRSLEPLRDAVAVLTTRGQAAGLVRSDVDVDEVLAMLTLATHSVLQQHWDDALRRRTTALMLDGLRAAPV, from the coding sequence ATGAGCGCGATGCGGGCCGACGCCCGGCGCAACCGCGAGAAGATCCTGGCGGCGGCCGCGGCGGTCGTCGCCGAACAAGGCCACGCCGCCTCCACCGAAGAGGTCGCAGCGCGGGCCGGAGTCGCGGTCGGCACCGTCTTTCGGCACTTTCCCACCAAGAAGGACCTGCTCGCGGCGCTGCTGAAGGACCTGTCGACGCAGCTGATGACGCAGGCCACGACACTCGCCGACGACCCCGGAGGGCTGTTCGAGTTCTTCACCGCGGTGGTCGAGCGCGCCGCCGGACAGCGCACGGTCGTCGAACTGCTCTCCGCAGCCGGGATGGACGTCGACGCGGGCCGGTCGCTCGAACCCCTGCGCGACGCCGTGGCGGTCCTGACCACCCGCGGCCAGGCCGCCGGTCTGGTCCGGAGCGACGTCGATGTGGACGAGGTGCTCGCGATGCTGACGCTGGCCACCCACAGCGTTCTCCAGCAGCACTGGGACGACGCGTTGCGCCGCCGCACGACCGCCCTGATGCTCGACGGCCTCCGCGCCGCACCAGTCTGA
- a CDS encoding TraR/DksA family transcriptional regulator: MSAVAATASVSCGSEARGESFRALLVAQREDCVRQRQLTVAEDTASPGDPVVAGRAADLLRTIEEIDAALERIEAGTYGRCVRCGGSIPDERLEFRPHAAGCVACARSGR; this comes from the coding sequence ATGTCTGCAGTTGCTGCTACCGCGAGCGTTTCCTGCGGCTCGGAGGCCCGAGGGGAATCGTTCCGGGCCCTTTTGGTGGCTCAGCGCGAGGACTGTGTTCGGCAGCGGCAGCTGACGGTGGCCGAGGACACCGCTTCTCCCGGTGACCCGGTCGTCGCCGGCCGGGCCGCGGATCTCCTGCGCACGATCGAGGAGATCGACGCAGCCCTCGAACGCATCGAAGCGGGCACCTATGGACGGTGCGTGCGCTGCGGCGGCTCGATCCCGGACGAGCGTCTGGAGTTCCGTCCGCACGCCGCCGGCTGTGTCGCCTGCGCGCGGTCCGGACGCTGA
- a CDS encoding FAD-dependent oxidoreductase → MSSQPNGPALSAGMPHDVAVVGAGMVGLATAWFLQESGVKVTVYERRHVAGGASWGNAGWLTPDLTAPLPEPAVLRYGLRAVLSPASPVYLPLRADASLLRFLSGFVAHSTSRRWRRGMAAYVPMNQRALEAFDALAAGGVSVQTRRADTFLACFRTRREARGLLAELTAIREAGQDPSYRTLAGRHARALEPALTDRVGAAVAIEGQRYLDPPEFVRALGLAVTARGGEILEAVEVTEVQPGVAGATVVRATGERQVHGAVVIATGAALTRLAGRFGVRQPVQAGRGYSFSVPADPLPTGPLYFPRQRVACTPLRGRLRVAGMMEFRRPDDPLDPRRINAIVEAVRPFLTGVDLEDRADEWVGSRPCTSDGLPVIGATAASRVFVAGGHGMWGIALGPITGQLLAQAVLKGETPTELAPFDPLR, encoded by the coding sequence ATGTCTTCCCAGCCGAACGGTCCGGCGCTGTCCGCCGGAATGCCACACGATGTCGCGGTGGTGGGCGCCGGGATGGTGGGCCTAGCCACCGCCTGGTTCCTGCAGGAATCCGGTGTGAAGGTCACCGTCTACGAGCGGCGCCACGTCGCCGGGGGCGCCTCCTGGGGCAACGCGGGATGGCTGACCCCTGATCTGACCGCGCCGCTGCCCGAACCGGCGGTTCTTCGTTACGGGCTGCGGGCGGTGCTCAGCCCGGCCTCCCCGGTGTATCTGCCGCTGCGAGCCGACGCCAGCCTGCTGCGTTTCCTCAGCGGGTTCGTCGCGCACAGCACGAGCCGGCGGTGGCGGCGCGGAATGGCTGCCTACGTTCCGATGAACCAGCGCGCACTGGAGGCGTTCGACGCCCTGGCCGCCGGTGGGGTCAGCGTGCAGACGCGCCGCGCGGACACCTTCCTGGCGTGCTTCCGCACCCGGCGGGAGGCCCGGGGACTGCTGGCGGAGTTGACCGCGATCCGCGAGGCCGGTCAGGACCCGAGCTACCGAACCCTGGCGGGTCGGCACGCACGGGCGCTGGAGCCAGCCCTGACCGACCGGGTGGGCGCCGCGGTGGCGATCGAAGGCCAGCGTTACCTGGACCCTCCGGAGTTCGTGCGTGCGCTGGGCCTGGCGGTCACCGCCCGCGGCGGCGAGATCCTCGAGGCCGTCGAGGTGACCGAGGTGCAGCCCGGCGTCGCGGGAGCGACCGTCGTCCGCGCCACTGGGGAGCGGCAGGTGCACGGCGCGGTCGTGATCGCGACCGGCGCGGCGCTGACCCGGTTGGCCGGGCGGTTCGGCGTGCGCCAGCCGGTGCAGGCCGGCCGCGGCTACAGCTTCAGCGTGCCCGCCGATCCGCTGCCCACCGGACCGCTCTACTTCCCGAGGCAACGGGTCGCGTGCACGCCGCTGCGCGGTCGACTGCGGGTGGCCGGGATGATGGAGTTCCGCCGTCCCGACGATCCGCTCGACCCCCGACGGATCAACGCGATCGTCGAGGCCGTCCGCCCCTTCCTGACCGGAGTGGACCTGGAGGACCGGGCGGACGAATGGGTCGGCTCGCGGCCGTGCACCTCCGACGGGTTGCCGGTCATCGGAGCAACCGCCGCGTCGCGGGTCTTCGTCGCTGGGGGGCACGGGATGTGGGGCATCGCGCTCGGCCCGATCACCGGACAGCTACTGGCCCAGGCCGTACTCAAGGGCGAGACGCCGACGGAACTCGCCCCCTTCGATCCGCTCCGCTGA
- a CDS encoding STAS domain-containing protein — protein MANHPAAARDPEHRQLLSITPRSGRLPGCAVLDVVGRVDRSTVPLLQVCLQTQLGRADVQELIVDLRRVTEFSTAASDALIRCHRLSRLRGIRLIVRPVRRPSLRGSQAG, from the coding sequence GTGGCGAACCATCCCGCCGCCGCTCGTGACCCGGAGCACCGGCAGCTCCTGTCGATCACCCCACGCTCCGGCCGGCTGCCCGGCTGTGCGGTGCTCGACGTCGTCGGCCGCGTCGATCGGTCCACCGTGCCGCTTCTGCAGGTCTGCCTACAGACCCAGCTCGGCCGTGCAGACGTCCAGGAACTGATCGTCGATCTGCGACGAGTCACCGAATTCAGCACCGCAGCCAGCGATGCGCTGATCCGGTGCCACCGGCTGAGCCGCTTGAGGGGCATCCGGTTGATCGTCCGCCCGGTTCGCCGACCGTCGCTGCGAGGGTCGCAGGCCGGATGA
- a CDS encoding PucR family transcriptional regulator: MVRRPEPVATPAPTDEWLESVSVAAAAACRAPADLLGEYLPMLADAAIHGRRPASWQLDAIRALGRRAAESEVDAGRAVDLYLSATWRLWRELPTVARSSDPEKVRNAATAVLRVLDDAIGVLVDGHQSQRRDMIRREEAQRAAFVDDLLRGDADVSSLVERAEPFGIDLGKRHSVTLITAGEPGSKVEQTAAALERIVVEAFGDREVLVAIKDGRIVAIVPAGSNDGEVGSTLKQGLARRRITGRWRLATGRGFPGAYGIARSYEEAREALEYADRLNLDDDLVHARDLLVYRVLGRDQAAIVDLVRDVLGPLHQMRGGATIALETLQEYFATGAVATDTARRLHVSVRTVTYRLARIAQLTGYHAAHADQRFTLQAAVLGARLLDWPTVPLPSDTE; the protein is encoded by the coding sequence ATGGTACGCCGACCGGAGCCCGTCGCCACGCCGGCGCCGACCGACGAGTGGCTGGAGTCGGTCTCCGTCGCCGCGGCGGCCGCGTGCCGGGCACCTGCCGACCTGCTCGGGGAGTACCTGCCGATGCTCGCCGACGCCGCGATTCACGGCCGCCGCCCCGCGTCCTGGCAACTCGACGCGATCCGCGCGCTCGGGCGACGAGCCGCCGAATCGGAGGTCGACGCCGGGCGAGCCGTCGACCTCTACCTCTCGGCCACCTGGCGACTCTGGCGCGAGCTGCCCACTGTCGCTCGCTCCTCCGACCCGGAGAAGGTCCGTAACGCCGCCACTGCGGTCCTGCGTGTTCTCGACGACGCCATCGGCGTCCTCGTCGACGGGCACCAGTCCCAACGACGCGACATGATCCGCCGCGAAGAGGCGCAACGAGCAGCCTTCGTCGACGACCTGCTGCGCGGTGACGCCGACGTGTCGAGCCTGGTCGAGCGCGCCGAGCCCTTCGGCATCGACCTGGGCAAACGGCACTCGGTCACGCTCATCACCGCAGGCGAGCCCGGCAGCAAGGTAGAGCAGACCGCCGCGGCGCTGGAACGGATCGTCGTCGAGGCGTTCGGTGACCGGGAGGTTCTGGTCGCTATCAAGGACGGGCGAATCGTCGCGATCGTGCCCGCCGGATCGAACGACGGCGAGGTGGGATCGACGCTCAAGCAAGGGCTCGCACGGCGTCGGATCACCGGACGATGGCGGCTGGCGACCGGACGAGGCTTCCCCGGCGCCTACGGCATCGCTCGGTCCTACGAGGAAGCCCGCGAAGCCCTCGAGTACGCCGACCGGCTGAACCTGGACGACGACCTCGTGCACGCCCGCGACCTCCTCGTCTACCGAGTCCTCGGGCGCGACCAGGCCGCCATCGTCGACCTCGTCCGCGACGTCCTCGGCCCACTTCACCAGATGCGTGGCGGCGCAACGATCGCGCTGGAGACCTTGCAGGAGTACTTCGCCACCGGCGCCGTCGCCACCGACACCGCCCGACGGCTGCACGTCTCCGTCCGCACCGTGACCTACCGTCTCGCACGCATCGCTCAGCTGACCGGCTACCACGCCGCGCACGCCGACCAGCGCTTCACCCTCCAGGCCGCCGTACTCGGCGCACGTCTCCTGGACTGGCCCACCGTTCCGTTGCCGTCCGACACCGAGTAG